One segment of Hippopotamus amphibius kiboko isolate mHipAmp2 chromosome 2, mHipAmp2.hap2, whole genome shotgun sequence DNA contains the following:
- the GDPGP1 gene encoding LOW QUALITY PROTEIN: GDP-D-glucose phosphorylase 1 (The sequence of the model RefSeq protein was modified relative to this genomic sequence to represent the inferred CDS: inserted 4 bases in 3 codons; deleted 1 base in 1 codon; substituted 1 base at 1 genomic stop codon), translating to MAFPCDSDETSYLLPPXEDWEGYSIPDFVYGTKELVPEGIQWPRSAPRLLDTLPLSCFDSALCSAWRQQMELGLFRYALGEQIKTLPGAVGFVAQLNVERGVHKRRPQNIRSVRQTFDLEQFNFNQIRPGEVLFRSHQKPYLLGALQQEDILVVINVSPLEWSHVLLVPEPAQWLPQHLLPGALRTGVKAVLLSSHPGFHGGFNSLGGLASVNHLHLCSYYLAHRLPVEGAPSEPLDPGGRLHLLQALPVPGFXFYTSRSGPDLEALIKQGMSGHXLTDHEIAHNXVTHGAPPGKTSSSSALTGVRVIMWPQKSSFGIKEGKAFNVALCELAGHLPIKTSQVFSSLTEVAALAIIRDCLLPPAHAEEVQAALVALLAQEEQ from the exons ATGGCTTTTCCATGTGATTCAGATGAAACTTCGTATTTACTGCCTC GTGAGGACTGGGAAGGGTACAGCATTCCTGACTTTGTCTACGGGACGAAGGAACTTGTGCCAGAAGGGATTCAGTGGCCAAGGAGTGCACCCAGACTTCTGGACACACTGCCACTGTCTTGCTTTGACTCTGCCCTCTGCTCGGCCTGGAGGCAGCAGATGGAGCTGGGGCTATTCCGCTAC GCTTTGGGGGAGCAGATCAAAACCCTCCCTGGAGCCGTGGGTTTTGTGGCTCAGCTGAATGTGGAGCGAGGTGTGCATAAAAGGCGCCCCCAAAACATCAGGAGCGTGAGGCAAACGTTTGACCTTGAACAGTTTAACTTCAACCAGATCCGGCCAGGAGAAGTCCTCTTCCGCTCGCACCAGAAGCCTTATCTCCTTGGTGCTCTCCAGCAAGAGGACATCCTCGTGGTGATCAATGTCAGCCCCTTGGAGTGGAGCCATGTGCTGCTGGTGCCTGAGCCGGCCCAATGGCTCCCCCAGCACCTGCTGCCAGGGGCACTGCGGACTGGCGTCAAGGCTGTGCTGCTGAGTTCACATCCAGGCTTCCACGGTGGCTTCAACAGCCTTGGTGGCCTGGCCTCAGTGAACCACCTCCACCTGTGTAGCTATTACCTGGCCCACAGACTGCCCGTGGAGGGGGCCCCAAGCGAACCTCTGGACCCTGGGGGCCGTCTGCATCTGCTCCAGGCCCTCCCAGTTCCCGGCTT CTTTTACACCAGCAGGTCAGGACCCGACTTGGAAGCCTTGATAAAGCAGGGTATGTCAGGCCACTGACTGACTGATCACGAGATTGCACATA TTGTGACCCACGGGGCCCCACCTGGAAAGACATCATCTTCCTCCGCCCTCACGGGGGTCCGAGTAATTATGTGGCCCCAGAAATCCAGCTTTGGGATAAAGGAAGGCAAGGCATTCAATGTTGCCCTCTGTGAGCTGGCTGGGCATCTCCCTATCAAAACGTCCCAGGTCTTCAGCAGCCTGACAGAGGTGGCGGCTCTGGCCATCATCCGAGACTGTCTGCTGCCCCCAGCCCATGCAGAAGAGGTGCAGGCAGCACTGGTGGCCTTGCTAGCCCAGGAGGAGCAGTAA